A stretch of DNA from Triticum dicoccoides isolate Atlit2015 ecotype Zavitan chromosome 2A, WEW_v2.0, whole genome shotgun sequence:
ggaggtattagtaccgacactttagtcccggttccggaaccgggactaaagacccttacgaaccgggactatatgcCTTTTTTCTACCAGTGATACGTTTCCAGTGTGAACAATAAAATTGTTAAGATGTAAAGAAAAATACATTGTTTGTGTTTTGTGCATTTACATGCTTGCAAAGTTTCATTAGAAATACACGtactttgcgatgagccaaaacaaCAAAAACAAGTGCTCTGAAAAGCCCTTTTTTGGAGCACTTTCTTTTTTGTTACACAATCCACATAAATTATCATTTTCCTGAGAAAATTTAGATGTGCATAGTGGACATGCACATGTGCTGATGTGCATGAGTTTAAAATTCGCAAAGTTTTTGACattacccccgcaaaaaaaaagtttttgacagtaggaacATCATCTTTGTCACCCGGACCAAATGATTGTAAGAGCAGTTTGAATTAGCTCCCAGCATCTAAAGCAACTGTATAGCTTTTCGCCATGTGCCGCGTCCGAAGATCCCGCTTATGAATACAGTTGGTGTCTCTGAATGAGCGCTGAAGGACTAGGTTAACTCAGGTCGAAACGATATCTGGACACTATGATCCTTTTGATGAAGTGATCGATTGCAAACATAGTGTGCCTAGCCAATGCTTCCCAGTGCGGGCGCGGCATCCGAAAATTACTACTCGATCTATAAACTACTACCTTCGTCCTGTTTTATTAGTTTTTATTGTATTtcatgtcaaattttgatcataaatttaattaacaaaatatttatgcatgtcacaaAACATTATATAATTGAAATCTAGGTCCAAATACGAATCCAACCATATAATTTTAGTTGACAtgaattaacattttattagttaaatatttGATCAAATTTTGGCACAAATTATAAAGGAGATCAATAAACCAGAACGAAGGTAGTAATATAAGAAAACTAGGTCCAAATACGAATCCAaccatataatttttgttgacatgcattaacattttattagttaaatatttaatcaaaatttggcacaaattacaAAGAAGACCAATAAACCAAAATGAAAGGTAGTAATATAAGATCTTTTCAATCATTACATTAATGATTGaaaagatcttatattagtttatataGAGATTATTTTAATGTTGTGGTTGTCTTGCAAGATGTGGTTGGAAATCAAGGGTAGGGGAGATGAGTCCGTAGGTTAAATTGTATACATTGTTcgtaagggcatcttcaacgccgACTCTCAAACCGCCCGCAACCGTCCGGACTATCCAGTCCGAACATGTTTTGCCATCCAACGGGATCTTACATCGGTCCGCAGGacggtccagatgcactttcttccgcaaaccagagacaaacgaggggggaggggggttgtgGGCGGCCGAAGCCACACCCGCTTTTGACCGCCCTGACCCACCAAAAATCCCGCCCCTCGCTCGCCCGCGCTTCCCGCCTGGCgccagctgcccacattcatgCCGCTGTAGAGCGGCCACTCCGCATTGAAGGCggcccagagcggacgcgacctctcaccggcgccgacattgaagcggcacgccagtcaagagagcgccgctcgccgcacactcggctgaacatgcctcctcgccgcattcaaacgccttcaTTAAATCTGCGCGTGTGCTGAGAAATCTACTCCAACCACAAGTCCGTTCGCGAGCCGGCCGACATTAAACACAAACCCGGGCAAGCTCCTCGTGCCCGCCCGCTATTTAAAGGCGGCCAGACGCCAAGCAAGAAGCGGACCACTCTTCCGCTCCCCATCtcttccttccaccattttctTCACCCTTCTCATGGCATCCGACGAGCAGGAAGGGTAGTTCTCCGGTATAAAAGCCGGCTGAGTGGCTTGCTAAGCCCGCTGGATACAAGCCAGGCAACGCGCTGCTCCAAGCCTGCCCCTGGGTCAGCAACTCGCTGCTTCAAGCTAGCTCgcggaggagtggcgagttgctccgggCCAGCACAACGGAACGAGCATAATGGATGCCGTGGACGAGGCCAGACGCCGAGCCATCCGAAGTCAACGTTCGCGGAACCACGCCCTGCCGGCGCAGAAAGAAGCCGGGCCCTGGGTCAACAACTCGCTGCTCCAAGCCAGCTCgcagaggagtggcgagttgctccatgccaGCACGGCGGAACGGGCATCATATGACTGCCGTGGATGAGGCCAGACGCCGAGCCATCCGAAGTCAACGTTCACGGAACCGTGCCCTGCCGGCACAGAAAGAAGCCGGCTTGGAGATCGGCCGTCGTTGAcatcgaggaaaagtagaacatgggaggccgccgccgcttggggtcCCATGAAGGCTACCGCAAGTGCGTCGCCGGCGTACACAACGGGTGTCTCGTCCTCTCTCATGGGCCATCGTCATCCTTCGCCCCAAAAACCAACCATGATTCGCTCTTCACGAAAGCGGATGCCTTCCTTCCCCTCCGGCTGAAGCAACCCCTTTGCCACTCCAACGAGCAACACAGCCGAACATAGGGAAgatatgggggggggggggcaggtatatactttcagggcTCTCGGCAGTCTGATGAGCGGGCTGCCGGACATGGAGAAGACAAAGAGATCTGCCGCGGCTTACCTATTTTAGTTCAAATATGTCCAAAATGTATGTGGGCAGTGTTGGATGGCCGGCTCCCGTGTCGGTGTCCATGAATTGGTTTTTCTTTTCGCGAACGGATGCGGAAGAAAATTTGCGGATCGACATTGAGGATGCCCTAACTCTAGCATTTTTTACATGAATTCACGAACTGGCCTATTGCGTAGACAGCGTAGCTCGTCATGGCAACCCACCATTACAAGCAGGAGTACCTACTAGCGTAGCTAGGGGCTGGCCGGCGGTGCTGCGACTGCGATGGGTCAGATCCAGACCGCGGCGAAGCGAATGTCTATCCAATGATGGGACTGTTTATTGCACTGTCTTAACTAACTCCACCCACGCCCACGCCCAGTCCAACAACTCTCAAGAGCAACCCGTTGAATAATCACCCAGGCAATATCAAATCGTTTCTTGCCCAGTTAGACGCATCACCGAACGATCGGTGTTCGGTGGACATAATCACGTCATCAGTTTAATGAAGCCGCAGCGAGCTGTTCAACACTTTGCACAGGCACGGATCAATGTCAACTTAGCACTGCCCATTCCGGGCGATTGTGCTCGCCATGTCCAGTTCTGCCGAGAAAACTATTGCTCCGGGACACGACATTCCTTGCACGATCGCTCCTTGCATCGGCTCTGTCTCGTCTCGGAGGTTGGCTATAAATAGGCATGCAGAGGCATCCTCTTCTCTCATCACCACCCAAGCTCACGAGACAGACCAAGCAAACAGCCCGAGGGAGGAGCTAAGCTAGCGACCATGGCCAAGCTCGCCGCCGCCCTGACCGTGCTCGCGCTGCTCGGCTGCATGGCGCGTGAGGGCCAGGCAGACTATGGGCATCCCAGCCCGCCGCCGTCCACCCCGTGCTCTCCTGGCCATCCTTCGACTCCCCCGAGCACAgctactcctcctcctccggcgcccgTCCCGAGCCCACCAGCCTCAGCGGAGCTCGTGGTCGGCTACTACCAGAAAACGTGCCACCGCGCCGAAGACATCGTGAGGGAGACCGTGCGCGGTGCCAATGCCGGCATCATGGCGGGGCTCGTCCGTCTCTTCTTCCACGACTGCTTCATCAGGGTAAGACTGCTTGTGCACTGATGCTTGGGTTTGTGCGGCACTTATCATTTGATATTAATATTATAATTTAGGACCTGAATATCCAGCGAACGTGAGATTTTTAGTCATGGCACCTTGAACGTTTTTCCTGGCAAATTATGTTCATCTAGCGTGAGAAGTTTAGTTGACAAGCATGACAAATCCATCTCAGTTCTTTTTGTTTTGCTCAAGAAATTGTTGTGTTTACAAACTAAATTTGTTATCCTCATGCCAATATAAATTGCGATGAAAAACGTTTGATTTGCTATGTCTAGAATTCTGATGTTAAACTTTTAGCATTTCTGATAATGTATTGCAATGCGCATCAACGTGTGGGCACTGATGTACCATGTGTGTGCACCTCTTGATTGTGGATCTACAGGGTTGCGATGCCTCCGTGCTACTCGACCTGGCCGACCCTAGCAGCGCGACGGAGAAGTTTGGCCTCCCAAACCTAAGCCTGCGCGGCTTCGAGGTGATCGACGCGGCAAAGGCAAGGATCGAGAAGGAGTGCGGGAACGTCGTCTCGTGCGCCGATGTCTTGGCCTTCGCTGGTCGTGACGCCACCTACTTCCTCAGCAACAAGAAGGTCTACTTCGAGATGCCAGCCGGCCGCTATGACGGTCGCGTCTCCCTGATCAACGAGACACTCATCCACCTGCCCCCGCCCTTTGCCACTGTGGAGCAGCTCAAGGCCAACTTTGCCTCCAAGGGGCTCTCCGCCGACGAGATGGTCACCCTCTCTGGTGCACACACCATCGGGGTGTCCCACTGCTCGTCCTTTGACGATGACTTCTCCGACCGCCTCAATGCCAGCACCTCCGACATGGACCCCAAGCTGATGGCGTCTCTAGAGAAGCAGTGCAGGTCAGACACCGGCAACGACAACACCGTGGTGCAAGACATCAAGACCCCCAACAAGTTGGACAACAAGTACTATAAGAACGTGCTCAGCCACGAGGTGCTCTTTGCCTCGGACGCTGCGCTCTTGACGGCGGATGACACGAGTGCTGCGGTGCGTGCCTACGCCGAGGATAACAATGTGTGGGAGGAGAAGTTCAAGGCAGCGATGGTGAGGATGGGTGCCATCGAGGTCAAGACCAGTGCCGATGGCGAGATCAGGAGGAGCTGCCGCATCCTCAACACCTACTAAATCAACTGGTGGTCCATCAAATCATGATGCCAAGTTTTTCACTGCTTGAGATTAAGAATAAGCTCATGCTTTCTCGTGAGCATGTAATTTGGATTCCTTTTCTTGATGTTTAGATTGATTTGCCTCTCCTGATTTTTTAATTTGATTTACCTCCCTTACCATTGTATTCATTCTTGTCTTTTCCTTGGGTTTGAACTGTAATAAACATTTTGTTCTGAACTTTTTCTCATGAAAGTTGTTTGCACAACAATCTGGAGATATTAATAGTTCTATAAATGTTTTTCCTTCCGTTCTTTttttatttactactccctccgatccaaaaaagTGTCGTggctttagttcaaatttgaactaaagctGAAATAAGGCCCATGTGTTGCAATAGGAGACAAAAAAATCACACTCTCCTAACCCAGTGTCTCAAgataccccccccccctcctcgtCCTTCCACTTACCCACCACAGACATGACTATAACAAACTCGTTGAAATCCTCCATGTTGCCACATGAGAAACAACATAAAAATGTGTGTTGCACAAAAACATAAAAGTGGAAAGATTTCGTAAGCATATTGAAGGTGTGTGCAATACCCAAAACATATGAATCATGACTAACCTATGAGGCACGGATGGTGTAGTCGAAGCATGGAATTTGGAATTTTGGTTGATGCTTAAATTGTTTTACCCGTCCTGAAAATCCGGGGCGGGACTCAAATGAATTTGGCAAAGTGTTTGTTCCTGAATGAGGGAAGTGGTGCAAAGACGGATAGGAAGCTCGCCTCCTTCTTTTTTGTAATCGCCGTTTGTTTAATTTGATTTACCTCCCTTACTATTGTACTCATTCTAGTCTTTCCTTGGGTTTGAACTGTAACATTTTGTTTTGAGACATTTCTAATGAAAGTTGCttgcacaaaaatttggagatactAATAGTTCTTCAAATATTTTTCCTTTCATTCTTTTATTTATGAATGCGACAGAAGGGCCCATTATTTAAAAAAGAACATCATAAGCCCCTTCCTTTTCTAGTGCATTACTCAtttgaaaacagaaaagaaaatgatttttttaattaaatcaaaaggaAACTATCTGGACAATCCAACACAAATACAAGACAAATGGGAAAAATAGTTTTTTCCATGAGGTCCGGTAGTAATCGCAAGCCTAGAACACATAAAATCCCAAACTAGTAACGAGGAAAATTCTTCAACAATGCACTACCCTCCTCTATCACTTCCATTCAAGGCTTAACTTTCTTTGAAGCTCAGTTGTAAACATAAGTAGTACAGTAAAATTAGATACTAgtattgatgtagggtggaaccctagatggacgatctttcacgaaaggagcggatccctacgaggaacacgaagaacacgggggggGGGGGACGAGGGGAaatacaagagaaacactcaaccaacaagaaatagatcacacatgtgctagatcctcgaaacacaaagagatacacgatgatccaaggtcaacaacggacaatacacggtaaccggttcttctccgtgaggaggtcttgatggggccacccaagagggggtcttgaatccaaggggatcttctccgtagaggggccgcgatctctctcgtggagtagatccgtaatggatgagcgtagctctatctctgaaatgagctatcacaacgctaaacctaactaggaggaggtggaggagtatatatagtctaggcgaatgaaagggtaagtggcttgggcccaacacacgggcgggcgcacaggcgtcggacgtccgataggtaccggacgtccggtggctcgcgagggtccggtcgtccggtgcatgTCGGACGTCCAGCATTTTGGCTCTGGAAAGGTGGTGTCGGACGTCCGATCGGCGTCGGTCGGCCGGGCGCTggagagtgtcggacgtccggtgtctggcggtcgtccgggcgctgggagtcgtcggacgtccggtggctccgatcgtccatagattcggctcgggtcctcaggggccggacgtccgggctgggccggtcgtccggtggctataGCTTCGCGCAGATTCTTCTCtcggtccttgtacttggcgtcctcgctagctgttccgttggatgtggtgacttcgtggctttcctctaagtacctgatcatgcatagaacacacgttggaggtagcagccatatctcacatgtagaaagtgatggttcggagaggagcgagttcaccttgtgtccaatggcgtatgttcgaggtctcgtcatatgtccacttggggtttggagagtagtcggagtgtacatggggatgaacgtgggatgctccgcatcatcccccctcccttgggaaagatccgacctcggatcgtgatcctcatcaccatggaaacggttgtcgtagacggacttgtagttggacgaagtggaagacatggcgcaatccaagtagtccaaggtgtcgccggagtgatagacatgcaaaaagagcaaacacaagcaacactcggaaatacaatgattAGTGCACACAAAgtatccatcatgtaagaatgagtccgtgcaacaagattgatcatgacaaggtgcatgaagcttatccaaaagatatggaaatGTATGCACAACATTCATGGTAGCAAAAGCAAGAATATGatgaatgcaaccacggtgcaaaatgatgtcatagtgagacggtttatcaaaagcatgaatatggcaatggatgttcaatatgatgtgatcatgcaattaatggtaggcaataagatcatgatgtaagaatatgccatcaaggtatatcacaacaaatttgctaaggaaatgcacaagttcatatatcatggatgacatgggaatacaagatgcaacaaggcaatcgtaatgggagtcaatccatgcatgagaTGCAAATTTGCCATGTGTGTAAGATGTCCAATGAGCATGAcaagtgtgagcacaatcaacaaatatggaggtgttggtgtaccaatgctcgatgtcgtggcatgagtggaggttcgaaggtgcatccaataagtccgagcgctcctcaacttgaaggtccatgggTTTCATCTCCAAtgccggtcctccatccaatagatgtaacatgtagacaagaagaaggaaacaacaatgaaagagtgacccatccaatatgcgtatttgaggatggctcaaagggaaggagttcacctttaggagattatcGCAaacgttggtgttgcacatcgtgtatgccatcacatgaccaaattgtgtcatgacagtatcgccttgtgaatccttcaacatgaaagaacatgacaaacactcggaaaaacaaatgaggttagcggaaaacctatcattcatgcggtaaaatacccaacaagtggatgcatcatgctcatcataatgaAGGACAAGGGAGCAGTTCATAGTACGGaggcatatgatgtgagaacaaccaaatagaataggcgcaagcaagcaagcatgcatcacaagtaatgtgttcaagtctccaagatcaataagcataattggaggcaagcgacaatgaacaagatgtatcatgtgagaggcatgaacatatatgtcatcaacccaagaaagcaagtaagaatggaacatgggtggtgcgacaaagcaagcaatcatgtgaatcaaggcaagcaagctagtagtgcgaagatatgAGGAAAATAgtggtcatgtgtgcaaatagtggtcatgaatagtgcacaagacatatcacaagcatgaaggcaagatatgaggaaaatagcatcaatagcatgaggcacatgataaacatggcaatagcaacaaggatcttcaccaagcatgcaaatacacataggagtagcataatgatgaatcatgggtagatgcaagcaagggtcacaattg
This window harbors:
- the LOC119359102 gene encoding peroxidase 2-like translates to MAKLAAALTVLALLGCMAREGQADYGHPSPPPSTPCSPGHPSTPPSTATPPPPAPVPSPPASAELVVGYYQKTCHRAEDIVRETVRGANAGIMAGLVRLFFHDCFIRGCDASVLLDLADPSSATEKFGLPNLSLRGFEVIDAAKARIEKECGNVVSCADVLAFAGRDATYFLSNKKVYFEMPAGRYDGRVSLINETLIHLPPPFATVEQLKANFASKGLSADEMVTLSGAHTIGVSHCSSFDDDFSDRLNASTSDMDPKLMASLEKQCRSDTGNDNTVVQDIKTPNKLDNKYYKNVLSHEVLFASDAALLTADDTSAAVRAYAEDNNVWEEKFKAAMVRMGAIEVKTSADGEIRRSCRILNTY